One segment of Aquimarina sp. BL5 DNA contains the following:
- a CDS encoding acyl-CoA desaturase, whose product MAILIFMLVLWYTGLFFQSFFLHRYAAHQTFTMSNFTEKACFFLTWVCQGSNYLSAYGYGVMHRMHHAFVDTEKDPHSPKYDSNMFSMMWRTKNIYQDINNNRISLDTKFTKNAPQWKSFDAFASSNFSRIAWGLGYTIFFYFFASVWWHWLFLPVAFFMAPIHGVIINWFGHIIGYTNFKVDNTSKNLLPIDFLMMGEGYHNNHHKHSGRANFGGVRWHEIDPTYYIMLLLDKLRIIKLKKSAVITK is encoded by the coding sequence ATGGCTATTCTAATTTTTATGCTTGTATTATGGTATACAGGTTTATTTTTCCAAAGTTTCTTTCTACATCGATATGCAGCACATCAGACGTTCACTATGTCTAATTTTACTGAGAAAGCATGTTTTTTTCTTACGTGGGTATGTCAGGGATCAAATTACTTGAGTGCTTATGGTTATGGTGTAATGCACCGCATGCATCATGCCTTCGTAGATACAGAAAAGGATCCGCATTCTCCTAAATATGATAGTAATATGTTTAGTATGATGTGGCGTACCAAAAATATATATCAGGATATAAATAATAATAGAATCTCGCTGGATACAAAATTCACCAAAAATGCTCCGCAATGGAAATCTTTTGATGCTTTTGCTAGCTCTAATTTTTCTAGAATTGCTTGGGGCTTAGGATATACTATATTCTTTTATTTTTTTGCTTCGGTTTGGTGGCACTGGTTATTTCTACCTGTAGCTTTCTTTATGGCACCTATACACGGGGTCATTATTAATTGGTTTGGTCACATCATTGGATACACCAATTTCAAAGTTGATAACACTTCTAAAAATCTATTACCAATTGATTTCCTGATGATGGGAGAAGGTTATCATAATAATCATCATAAGCATAGCGGCAGAGCTAATTTTGGTGGTGTACGATGGCACGAAATTGACCCTACTTATTATATCATGTTACTGTTAGATAAACTTCGTATCATTAAGTTAAAAAAGAGTGCAGTTATTACAAAATAA
- a CDS encoding toxin-antitoxin system YwqK family antitoxin — MSIGKKNIVLVSIVYMILGTMGFKAFAQKDTIWYNEKWQVTSKEGAAFYRPPVSKKGDLYLIKDYYKNGKLQMQGTSAEKDNDFWEGTVTWYNEDGKVLQSFTYKNNRLHGKFITFYEDEELVAEYKNGRFFSGKTNFVNVRSKTYTEIKDSSIREVVYDTDLSGTRYEIFKKIVNNYPQESEIRYYGNQGEYLGTSLIDPETGRYKGMYVYYYKNPLRVKKIVDYKYKGGRTKIGYYPNGVVRERFLDKPEPKIEYYDLKGKLISTVGVGDPNKNWDFRDGKRVQFYSDSDPEKMHLISFIEEFDVNGNIVYAENFHENQQTSSKVFYENKSKKEIISFDEKGKEIAKITFKNYAPFQGILLEKSKSKVYEQGKLIKETSFYPNTTIPFSVFENKKAIFYKKNGDTLGEISSKLDSYLSEEEGTRFFIDSQGRVIRKSTFVGGMKTYEKELRYFDKNDNKTSIQERFYKGYDKTKEVFYYHDVSNKRSVRFYKNGIKSREVFYDRKGKEISTYNYEEKHGSLFTYFYDTDILDQYQEFNKGNLIKSKKYQKKYNSTTKESDTYVLIEDLDVNTEAIFYNKEGKVIAKLSFKDQKPYEGVGYDYITRTYYTFKQGKKNGEYKKMRYSQKILEEGFYINDLKEGAFITYDYNGNKSLVKNYKNDKLEGETIYYDASGEVISNLIYKDDIPFQGKEIRRDEEIWYEQGKITKKIKTTDKKMVVTKYIDENRQEVIEYANDKKTKIYNYTISNYKLEGAVVRYDNKGNVLHKAIFDKGILKSGEVLIKENSYNLRDYAKMLVKLSDNTLVLKCYNKDDEIMLEIKEKSNTYGEYTNITKLGLNLNYIGPNILL; from the coding sequence ATGAGTATTGGTAAGAAGAATATTGTATTAGTTAGTATTGTTTATATGATCTTGGGTACTATGGGCTTTAAAGCTTTTGCACAGAAAGATACTATTTGGTATAACGAAAAATGGCAGGTAACTTCTAAAGAAGGTGCAGCGTTTTACCGACCTCCGGTATCTAAAAAAGGTGATCTGTACTTAATAAAAGATTACTATAAGAATGGCAAGCTACAAATGCAAGGTACATCTGCTGAAAAAGACAATGATTTTTGGGAAGGTACAGTAACATGGTATAATGAAGATGGAAAAGTTCTTCAGTCTTTTACCTATAAAAATAACCGTTTACACGGTAAGTTTATAACGTTTTATGAGGATGAAGAACTAGTAGCCGAATATAAAAATGGACGTTTTTTTTCTGGTAAAACCAATTTTGTAAACGTAAGATCTAAAACGTACACAGAGATAAAAGATAGTAGTATCAGAGAAGTTGTCTATGATACTGATCTTAGCGGAACGAGGTACGAGATTTTTAAGAAGATTGTAAATAATTATCCACAAGAATCAGAAATAAGATATTACGGAAATCAGGGAGAGTATTTGGGTACTTCTTTAATTGATCCAGAAACCGGAAGGTATAAAGGTATGTATGTTTATTATTATAAAAACCCTTTGCGTGTAAAAAAAATAGTAGATTATAAATACAAAGGAGGAAGAACAAAGATTGGTTACTATCCTAATGGTGTGGTAAGAGAACGTTTTTTAGACAAACCAGAACCAAAAATAGAGTATTACGATCTAAAGGGTAAATTGATAAGTACAGTAGGCGTTGGAGATCCTAATAAAAACTGGGATTTTAGAGATGGTAAACGGGTTCAATTCTATTCGGATTCTGATCCAGAAAAAATGCATTTAATTAGCTTTATAGAAGAGTTTGACGTAAATGGGAATATAGTATATGCAGAAAATTTTCACGAAAACCAGCAAACTAGTTCCAAAGTTTTCTATGAAAATAAATCTAAAAAAGAAATTATAAGTTTTGATGAAAAAGGAAAGGAGATAGCTAAAATTACTTTTAAAAATTATGCGCCTTTTCAAGGAATTTTATTAGAAAAATCTAAATCTAAGGTTTACGAACAAGGAAAATTGATAAAGGAAACCAGTTTTTATCCGAACACTACTATACCCTTTAGTGTATTTGAAAATAAAAAAGCAATTTTTTACAAGAAGAATGGAGACACTCTAGGCGAAATCTCCTCTAAGTTAGATAGCTATTTAAGCGAAGAAGAAGGGACAAGGTTTTTTATAGATAGTCAAGGAAGAGTCATACGCAAGTCTACATTTGTTGGAGGAATGAAAACCTACGAAAAAGAGCTTCGATATTTTGATAAAAATGATAATAAGACAAGTATTCAAGAACGGTTTTATAAAGGATATGACAAAACAAAAGAAGTCTTCTATTATCACGATGTATCAAACAAACGTTCAGTTCGTTTTTATAAAAATGGAATAAAAAGTAGAGAAGTATTTTATGATAGAAAAGGAAAAGAGATATCTACATATAATTATGAAGAAAAACACGGTTCACTTTTTACATATTTCTATGACACAGATATACTTGATCAATATCAAGAATTTAATAAAGGTAATTTAATAAAAAGTAAAAAATACCAAAAGAAATATAACAGTACAACCAAAGAATCTGATACGTATGTGCTCATAGAAGATTTAGATGTTAATACAGAAGCAATTTTTTATAATAAAGAAGGTAAAGTAATAGCTAAATTATCATTTAAAGATCAAAAGCCATACGAAGGAGTCGGTTATGATTATATAACAAGAACATATTATACCTTTAAACAAGGTAAAAAGAACGGAGAGTATAAAAAAATGAGATATTCTCAGAAGATTTTAGAAGAAGGTTTCTATATAAATGATTTGAAGGAAGGAGCTTTTATAACCTATGATTATAATGGGAATAAATCCTTAGTTAAGAACTATAAAAATGATAAGCTAGAGGGAGAAACGATTTATTATGATGCTTCAGGTGAGGTGATAAGTAATCTTATTTATAAGGATGATATTCCTTTTCAGGGGAAAGAAATACGAAGAGATGAGGAAATTTGGTATGAACAAGGTAAGATCACAAAAAAAATAAAAACTACTGATAAAAAGATGGTAGTCACTAAATATATCGATGAAAATAGACAGGAAGTAATCGAGTATGCCAATGATAAGAAAACTAAGATATACAATTACACCATAAGTAATTATAAGTTAGAAGGTGCGGTAGTACGATATGATAATAAAGGAAATGTACTTCATAAAGCGATATTTGATAAAGGAATACTAAAATCTGGTGAAGTTTTAATAAAAGAAAACTCCTATAACCTGAGAGATTATGCCAAGATGTTAGTTAAATTAAGTGATAATACCTTAGTATTAAAATGTTATAATAAGGATGATGAAATTATGTTAGAAATTAAAGAAAAATCAAATACTTACGGAGAATACACTAATATAACTAAGTTGGGTTTAAATTTAAATTACATCGGTCCAAATATTCTGCTATAG
- a CDS encoding LytTR family DNA-binding domain-containing protein translates to MKNIFTCVIIDDEPAAIRLLEKYCTKVSFLEVKNTFTNPLEGLKYLENELIDLVFLDIQMPEITGIQLSKIIDKKTKIIFTTAYPQFALDSYEVAAIDYLLKPIEFERFYTAISKIKLGNTSKPSVDTTTTDDFFFFKTDGKNKYAKVFLKNIKYVESLKNYIAIHLQDQQIITYNTLKHFKETLPTSSFIQIHKSYIISMKHIDKIDNDSIWIDKQELPIGNTYRKSFFDTIGDHQF, encoded by the coding sequence ATGAAGAATATATTTACGTGTGTAATTATCGATGACGAACCAGCCGCGATTAGGTTATTGGAAAAATATTGTACTAAGGTTTCCTTTTTAGAAGTAAAAAATACATTTACTAATCCTTTGGAAGGTTTAAAATATTTAGAAAACGAACTCATTGATTTAGTTTTTTTAGATATACAAATGCCAGAAATAACTGGGATACAACTATCTAAAATTATTGACAAAAAGACAAAAATCATTTTCACTACTGCGTATCCTCAATTTGCTTTAGACAGTTATGAAGTTGCTGCTATTGACTATCTTCTAAAGCCAATAGAGTTTGAACGTTTTTATACAGCCATATCAAAAATAAAACTAGGTAATACTTCAAAACCCTCAGTCGATACTACTACGACAGATGATTTTTTCTTTTTTAAAACAGATGGAAAAAACAAATATGCTAAGGTGTTTTTAAAAAATATTAAATACGTAGAAAGTCTGAAAAACTATATTGCAATCCATCTGCAGGATCAACAAATTATAACCTATAACACCCTAAAACATTTTAAAGAAACCTTACCTACATCTAGTTTTATACAGATACATAAATCCTATATCATCTCTATGAAACATATCGACAAAATTGATAATGATTCCATCTGGATTGACAAGCAAGAACTTCCTATTGGGAATACCTATAGAAAATCCTTTTTTGACACCATTGGAGATCACCAATTTTGA
- a CDS encoding (4Fe-4S)-binding protein, whose product METNDIRKEYTNGELTIVWKPGKCIHAGVCVKTLPEVYQPNEKPWIQPEMAATEALKSQIDACPSKALSYYMNTK is encoded by the coding sequence ATGGAAACAAACGATATAAGAAAAGAATATACAAATGGAGAGCTCACAATCGTATGGAAACCCGGAAAATGTATTCATGCTGGAGTTTGCGTAAAAACACTACCAGAAGTTTATCAACCTAACGAAAAACCGTGGATTCAACCAGAAATGGCAGCAACAGAGGCATTGAAAAGTCAAATAGATGCTTGTCCGTCCAAAGCGTTAAGTTATTATATGAATACTAAGTAA
- a CDS encoding DUF5694 domain-containing protein yields MKYSLLLLASISAVFFTTKTSAQKVSKENEGILKPYASYYPKQKTKVLMVGTFHFSYPGLDYTKTNDDDKIDVLKEPKKSEVEELVAYIKRFKPTKVAIEAKEDWGMDKEYKEYREGKHRDVRNESYQLGMRIANDLKHDKIYSIDATTFSSDLEKKYPEMMKELTEGYDFKSDDPYTQMVQKSFNESTQFPSKVKILDYIKYMNTVEGHRNNYGAYLVGDFKLEDYRGADFLSIWWYNRNLRIFRKIQQIEQNEEDRVLVIVGNGHASVLRHLFEYSPEYDFIEFSSL; encoded by the coding sequence ATGAAATACAGTCTATTATTACTCGCTAGTATCAGTGCGGTCTTTTTTACAACCAAAACGAGTGCACAAAAAGTATCAAAGGAAAACGAAGGAATCCTGAAACCTTATGCAAGTTATTATCCAAAACAGAAAACAAAAGTATTGATGGTAGGTACTTTTCATTTTTCATACCCAGGTTTGGATTATACCAAAACAAATGATGATGATAAAATTGATGTGCTAAAAGAACCTAAAAAATCGGAAGTCGAAGAATTAGTAGCTTATATAAAACGGTTTAAACCTACCAAAGTTGCTATAGAAGCAAAAGAAGATTGGGGGATGGACAAAGAATATAAGGAATACAGAGAAGGAAAACATAGAGATGTAAGAAATGAAAGTTATCAGCTAGGGATGCGTATAGCAAATGACCTGAAACATGATAAGATTTATTCGATAGATGCTACTACTTTTAGTTCTGATCTGGAAAAGAAGTATCCCGAAATGATGAAAGAATTGACAGAAGGATATGATTTTAAGTCAGATGACCCTTATACTCAGATGGTACAGAAATCATTTAATGAATCTACCCAATTCCCATCCAAGGTGAAGATTCTGGATTATATTAAATATATGAATACCGTAGAAGGACATAGAAACAATTATGGAGCTTATCTAGTCGGTGATTTTAAGTTGGAGGATTATAGAGGTGCAGATTTTTTATCAATATGGTGGTATAACAGAAATCTAAGGATATTTAGAAAAATTCAACAAATAGAACAAAACGAAGAGGATAGAGTACTCGTAATTGTCGGTAACGGACACGCGTCTGTACTAAGACACCTTTTCGAATACTCACCAGAGTATGATTTTATAGAGTTTAGTAGTTTGTAA
- a CDS encoding NAD(P)/FAD-dependent oxidoreductase, whose amino-acid sequence MIQSYKQRPKLEESYDTIIIGSGMGSLTVGAILAKEGQKVLILESHYTAGGFTHVFKRKGYEWDVGIHYIGGVQQENSPIRKLFDYVSDSKLEWADMGEVYDRIIIGDKSYDFVKGVENFRNKIVSYFPEEEKAIDSYINLVFKANKVMGSFYKEKALPNFLRFLIGGFLKRPYLKYSDQTTHQVISGLTKNEELIKVLSAQYGDYGLPPKQSSFAMHASVARHYFGGGNFPIGGSSRIVDTIDPVIAAADGTILINATVEEVIIENDIAKGVKMIDGKEFYADTIISGAGVFNTFDRLIPKAIGIKHKLQEKLQKLKPSVSHACLYMGFKNSPEELKLPKTNFWIYPEDGDHDTCVDRYLKDEEAPFPVVYVSFPSAKDPDWSNRYPGRSTIDIITLVPYETVSQWKDTRWMKRGEAYEAWKEKIAQRLMKELFKQLPHLDGHVDHYELSTPLSTQHFVNYEKGEIYGIDHTPDRFRQKFLQPRTPIKGLYLTGQDIVTAGVGGALFAGVVTASAAVRKNFKNKIFG is encoded by the coding sequence ATGATTCAATCCTATAAACAACGTCCGAAATTAGAAGAAAGTTATGATACAATTATCATAGGATCTGGAATGGGAAGTCTTACTGTAGGAGCTATTTTAGCTAAAGAAGGGCAGAAAGTGCTTATCCTAGAAAGTCATTATACGGCTGGTGGTTTTACACATGTGTTTAAGCGTAAAGGATATGAATGGGATGTTGGAATTCATTATATAGGAGGTGTACAACAAGAGAACAGTCCTATACGAAAACTGTTTGACTATGTGTCTGATAGTAAGTTAGAATGGGCCGATATGGGTGAGGTATATGATCGCATTATTATTGGTGATAAATCGTATGATTTTGTAAAGGGTGTTGAGAATTTTAGAAATAAGATAGTTAGTTATTTCCCTGAAGAAGAGAAGGCTATTGATAGCTATATAAACTTGGTTTTTAAAGCTAATAAAGTAATGGGTTCTTTTTATAAAGAAAAAGCATTACCTAATTTTCTTCGTTTTCTGATTGGTGGATTCTTAAAAAGACCGTATTTAAAATATTCAGATCAAACTACGCATCAAGTAATCAGCGGACTTACCAAAAATGAAGAGTTAATTAAAGTGCTATCCGCGCAATATGGGGATTATGGCTTACCGCCAAAACAGAGTAGTTTTGCAATGCACGCTTCTGTAGCCAGACATTATTTTGGTGGAGGTAACTTTCCTATTGGAGGGTCTTCTAGAATAGTGGATACGATTGATCCCGTCATCGCAGCTGCTGATGGTACGATATTAATAAATGCAACTGTAGAGGAAGTGATTATCGAGAATGATATAGCGAAAGGGGTGAAAATGATTGATGGCAAAGAATTTTATGCCGATACGATAATCAGTGGAGCAGGAGTGTTTAATACGTTCGATAGATTAATTCCTAAAGCTATAGGTATTAAACATAAATTACAGGAAAAGTTACAAAAACTGAAACCATCCGTTTCCCACGCTTGCTTATATATGGGATTTAAAAATTCTCCTGAAGAATTAAAACTGCCTAAGACTAATTTTTGGATCTATCCAGAAGACGGTGATCATGATACCTGCGTGGATCGCTATCTAAAAGATGAAGAAGCTCCATTTCCTGTGGTATATGTTTCTTTTCCATCGGCCAAAGACCCTGATTGGTCTAATAGATATCCTGGTAGAAGTACAATCGATATTATTACACTTGTTCCTTATGAAACGGTTTCACAATGGAAAGATACCCGTTGGATGAAACGAGGTGAAGCCTACGAAGCTTGGAAAGAAAAGATAGCACAGCGATTGATGAAAGAACTTTTTAAACAACTTCCTCATTTAGATGGACACGTAGATCATTATGAACTTTCTACACCGCTGAGTACACAACATTTTGTAAACTATGAGAAGGGAGAAATTTATGGAATCGATCATACTCCAGATCGTTTTCGTCAGAAGTTTTTACAACCCAGAACTCCAATTAAAGGTTTGTACCTAACGGGTCAGGATATTGTCACCGCGGGTGTTGGAGGAGCTCTATTTGCTGGTGTCGTAACAGCATCAGCTGCTGTGCGCAAAAACTTTAAGAATAAGATATTTGGATAG
- a CDS encoding NAD-dependent succinate-semialdehyde dehydrogenase — protein sequence MNTEIDQKIITTINPATGEEIGHYEYMSDKTVKEKIQNCHNAFLEWKTFSLSERSEKIKSIGSSLKKYKSELAHLMTEEMGKLLKQSEQEVDLCISICEYAADNGPKDLAPEERTLSGGGRGIVTYSPIGVIYGIQPWNYPSYQVVRYAVASLMAGNGVLLKHAANVTGSAKLLEKIFLDADLPKDLFSVLVINHDQSDTIIKNKLIRGITLTGSPKAGEIIAEKAGTQLKKTVLELGSNDAYLVLEDADMDMAVKMCVRGRIYNNGETCIAAKRFIVVDKIYDKFKDAFVEAMSNIKVGDPTSSENKMGPIAREDLRETLHEQVQESVKNGAKILCGGEIPKGKGFYYPATVLGSVSPGQPAYDDELFGPVASLIKAKDEEDAMRIANDSEFGLGGGIFTKDIDKAIRLAQNHFDTGMIFINSFGLAEPGMPFGGVKRSGYGREHGGFGVKEFVNIKSIVIASK from the coding sequence ATGAACACAGAAATAGACCAAAAAATTATCACAACTATAAATCCTGCTACAGGAGAAGAAATTGGGCATTATGAATATATGTCTGATAAAACAGTAAAAGAAAAAATACAGAATTGTCATAATGCTTTTCTAGAATGGAAAACGTTTTCTCTGTCAGAAAGATCAGAAAAAATTAAGTCCATTGGCTCGAGTCTAAAAAAATATAAATCTGAGCTTGCCCATCTAATGACAGAGGAAATGGGTAAATTATTGAAACAAAGTGAGCAAGAAGTAGACTTATGCATTTCTATATGCGAATATGCTGCAGACAACGGTCCTAAAGATCTTGCACCTGAAGAAAGAACACTATCTGGAGGAGGACGAGGAATCGTTACATACTCACCAATTGGAGTAATCTACGGAATCCAACCTTGGAATTATCCGTCCTATCAAGTTGTACGCTATGCAGTTGCAAGCCTTATGGCTGGAAATGGAGTACTTCTAAAACATGCAGCCAACGTTACCGGAAGTGCTAAACTGCTAGAAAAAATATTTTTGGATGCCGATTTACCTAAAGACCTTTTCAGTGTCTTAGTTATAAATCACGATCAGTCGGATACTATTATTAAAAACAAACTAATAAGAGGCATTACTTTAACAGGTAGTCCTAAAGCTGGTGAAATAATCGCAGAAAAGGCAGGAACTCAACTAAAAAAGACTGTATTAGAGTTGGGTAGTAATGATGCGTATCTAGTTCTAGAAGATGCTGATATGGACATGGCAGTAAAAATGTGTGTGAGAGGACGCATCTACAATAATGGAGAAACTTGTATTGCTGCCAAACGTTTTATTGTTGTGGATAAAATTTATGATAAATTTAAAGATGCCTTTGTAGAAGCTATGAGTAATATTAAAGTTGGAGATCCTACTTCATCTGAAAATAAAATGGGACCTATAGCTAGAGAAGATCTTAGAGAAACACTTCATGAACAAGTCCAAGAAAGTGTTAAAAATGGTGCAAAAATATTATGCGGTGGAGAAATTCCCAAAGGTAAAGGTTTTTATTACCCTGCTACTGTTTTGGGGTCTGTATCACCCGGGCAACCTGCTTATGACGATGAACTTTTCGGTCCTGTAGCTTCATTGATCAAAGCTAAGGATGAAGAAGATGCGATGCGAATTGCAAATGATAGTGAGTTTGGACTTGGTGGAGGTATTTTTACAAAAGATATAGATAAAGCTATTCGTCTTGCTCAGAATCACTTTGATACCGGTATGATATTTATTAATTCTTTCGGATTGGCAGAACCTGGAATGCCATTCGGAGGTGTTAAAAGATCAGGTTATGGCAGAGAGCACGGTGGATTTGGTGTAAAAGAGTTCGTGAATATTAAATCTATTGTGATTGCATCGAAATAA
- a CDS encoding YARHG domain-containing protein, translated as MKNIILFFLLLISINIQAQLEDCSSCDTITYTTKDIAKNSLYDLQLLRNEIFARHQYIFKDERLLEFFQEYLWYQPDYNNPAEVNLNSVENANIALFKAAEGRIKKKRQRLFSELKELKRVLKENDTITINLFMDDALTDKENLEGAIKELNGIFSKIDLKDVNWYKDTAIYSVSTDNGFLISKTELLIDGNKVTLSRGDLEHSEIMKEPFKYGSDYYSESEYSSIWIFRFDGQQLRLVEHMIAG; from the coding sequence ATGAAAAATATAATACTCTTTTTTCTTTTACTAATTTCCATTAATATACAAGCTCAGTTAGAGGATTGTTCATCTTGTGATACAATTACCTATACGACAAAAGACATTGCAAAAAATAGTTTGTATGATCTACAGCTATTACGCAATGAAATTTTTGCAAGACATCAATACATTTTTAAAGACGAACGTCTATTAGAATTCTTTCAGGAATACCTATGGTATCAACCGGATTATAATAATCCCGCAGAAGTAAATCTTAATTCGGTAGAAAACGCAAATATTGCACTTTTTAAAGCAGCTGAAGGCAGAATTAAGAAGAAAAGGCAAAGACTGTTTAGCGAATTAAAAGAATTAAAAAGAGTATTGAAAGAAAATGATACCATTACCATTAATCTCTTTATGGATGATGCATTAACAGATAAAGAGAATCTTGAAGGTGCAATTAAAGAATTGAATGGTATTTTTTCTAAAATAGATCTTAAAGATGTCAATTGGTATAAAGATACCGCTATATACAGTGTGTCGACAGATAATGGGTTTTTAATAAGTAAAACAGAATTACTTATAGATGGTAACAAAGTTACGCTTAGTAGAGGTGATCTGGAACATTCAGAAATAATGAAAGAGCCATTTAAATATGGAAGCGATTATTACTCGGAAAGTGAGTACAGTTCTATCTGGATTTTTAGATTTGATGGACAGCAATTAAGGCTGGTAGAGCACATGATTGCAGGTTAA
- a CDS encoding SDR family oxidoreductase — MKLENSVIIITGASSGIGESTALKLAKHGAKVVLTARREERLEKLKKKIEDKGGEALVVAGDVTKKDNFDAIVKKTLDTFKTVNVIVNNAGLMPLSYVEKFKTDEWNTMVDVNIKGVLNGVSAVLPTLIKNKGGHIINISSTAAYKYFPGGAVYCATKAAVKMFSEGLRQELTPKYGIRVTSIEPGAVSTELTETITDEDILEKFSDLKNMTTLESEDIAEAIIYALTQPDRVNINDVHVMPSEQQ, encoded by the coding sequence ATGAAATTAGAAAACAGTGTTATTATTATTACAGGTGCTTCCAGTGGAATAGGTGAGTCGACAGCACTTAAACTTGCAAAACACGGGGCTAAAGTAGTGCTCACAGCAAGAAGAGAAGAACGCCTAGAAAAACTGAAAAAGAAAATTGAAGATAAAGGTGGTGAAGCTTTAGTGGTCGCTGGCGATGTTACCAAAAAAGACAACTTCGATGCCATTGTAAAAAAGACACTTGATACCTTTAAAACCGTGAATGTTATTGTAAACAACGCCGGATTGATGCCTTTATCATACGTCGAAAAATTTAAGACAGATGAATGGAATACCATGGTGGATGTTAATATAAAAGGAGTTCTTAACGGTGTTTCTGCTGTTTTACCAACTCTAATAAAGAATAAAGGTGGGCATATTATCAATATTTCTTCTACCGCTGCTTATAAATACTTTCCAGGTGGTGCAGTGTATTGTGCTACAAAAGCCGCTGTAAAAATGTTTTCAGAAGGATTACGACAAGAACTAACTCCTAAATATGGTATCCGTGTAACTTCTATAGAGCCTGGTGCTGTTTCTACCGAATTAACCGAAACAATTACAGACGAGGATATCTTAGAAAAGTTTTCTGATCTGAAAAACATGACAACTTTAGAGTCTGAAGATATTGCTGAAGCTATTATATACGCTTTGACACAACCTGATAGGGTTAATATAAATGATGTTCATGTAATGCCGAGTGAGCAACAATAA
- a CDS encoding sensor histidine kinase has translation MNVKKEVLYNVLIIIAIIILDVIGDYIIFDKDIFSSNLSLFLFKITFTISLLIIYTINYIYSAPRFLFKKKYIQYFLAFIAMIMLFAGIRFLLEEIILYNIIGQHNYFFGTPISKLIGTYLLDSLYYTLRVCLVSGVVCLFFRYNENKEEIHHLQMEQEKAKLSVLKSQISPHFLFNTLNNFYEELYDDKPETASDIMKLSKLLRYVTYETNEDFAFLNKEIAFIEDYLYFFKRRYEDNFHVSLHIDGFIHNQKIPSLILIHFVENVCKHGIINDKNRPASISLIVKENTLELKTKNHINTSDTYTEAGIGTKNIKQRLEVIYKDNYILEHQKDDTQFEAYLKLEL, from the coding sequence ATGAATGTAAAAAAAGAAGTGCTATACAATGTACTAATCATAATAGCAATCATAATCCTTGATGTTATTGGTGATTATATCATTTTTGATAAAGATATTTTTTCATCAAATCTGTCTTTATTCTTATTTAAGATCACATTTACCATATCGTTACTTATTATATATACGATAAACTATATATATAGTGCACCACGTTTTTTATTTAAAAAAAAGTATATCCAATACTTCTTGGCATTCATAGCCATGATTATGTTGTTCGCAGGAATACGGTTTTTACTAGAGGAAATCATTTTATACAATATTATCGGGCAGCATAATTATTTCTTCGGAACTCCAATATCTAAACTTATTGGTACATATCTGTTAGATTCATTATACTATACGTTGCGTGTTTGTTTGGTGAGTGGGGTTGTGTGTTTATTTTTTAGATATAATGAAAATAAAGAAGAGATTCATCATTTACAGATGGAACAAGAAAAAGCTAAACTCTCCGTGTTAAAATCTCAGATAAGTCCACACTTCTTATTCAATACGTTAAACAATTTTTATGAGGAATTGTATGATGACAAACCAGAAACTGCCAGTGACATTATGAAGTTATCTAAATTATTGAGATACGTTACCTATGAAACAAATGAAGATTTTGCTTTCTTAAACAAAGAGATAGCTTTTATAGAAGATTATCTATATTTCTTTAAACGCAGATATGAAGATAATTTTCATGTATCACTACATATTGATGGATTTATCCATAATCAAAAAATACCTTCCCTCATTTTGATACATTTTGTAGAGAATGTTTGTAAACACGGGATTATCAACGACAAGAATCGTCCGGCAAGCATATCTTTAATCGTTAAAGAGAATACGTTAGAATTAAAAACTAAAAATCATATAAATACTTCGGATACGTATACAGAAGCTGGTATTGGAACCAAAAATATTAAGCAAAGACTTGAGGTAATATACAAGGATAATTATATCTTGGAACATCAAAAAGATGATACCCAATTCGAGGCATATCTAAAACTTGAACTCTAA